One genomic segment of Carassius carassius chromosome 21, fCarCar2.1, whole genome shotgun sequence includes these proteins:
- the LOC132097865 gene encoding vesicle-trafficking protein SEC22b-B isoform X3 — translation MKGSEKMGRDLQHYQSQAKQLFRKLNEQSPNRCTLEAGSMAFHYVIEKGVCYLVLCEAGFPKKLAFAYLEDLQAEFHEQHGKKVPTVSRPYSFIEFDTYIQKTKKSYIDSRARRNLSNINTELQDVQRIMVANIEEVLQRGEALSALDSKASNLSSLSKKYRSDAKYLNTRSTYAKLAAGGVFFIMLIVYIRFWWL, via the exons ATGAAGGGAAGTGAAAAG ATGGGTCGAGATCTCCAGCATTATCAGAGCCAAGCCAAGCAGCTCTTCCGCAAATTAAATGAACAGAGTCCAAACCGATGCACCTTAGAGGCTGGATCAATGGCCTTTCA CTACGTCATAGAGAAAGGCGTTTGCTATTTGGTGCTCTGTGAGGCCGGGTTTCCTAAAAAGCTAGCCTTTGCTTATCTCGAAGATCTGCAAGCAGAGTTTCATGAACAGCATGGCAAGAAGGTGCCCACGGTCTCCAGGCCCTACTCCTTCATCGAGTTTG ATACATATATTCAGAAGACCAAAAAGTCATACATCGACAGCAGAGCACGCAGGAACCTGAGCAACATCAACACAGAGCTACAGGATGTACAGAGGATCATGGTGGCCAACATTGAAGAAGTCCTGCAAAGAGGGGAGGCCTTATCTG CATTGGACTCGAAGGCCAGCAACTTGTCCAGCCTGTCCAAGAAATACAGAAGTGACGCTAAGTACCTGAACACTCGCTCCACATATGCTAAGCTAGCTGCGGGTGGAGTCTTCTTCATCATGTTGATCGTATACATACGCTTCTGGTGGCTGTGA
- the LOC132097865 gene encoding vesicle-trafficking protein SEC22b-B isoform X1 has translation MVLLTMIARLADGLPLAASMQEDEQVRAQWYRYLQHYQSQAKQLFRKLNEQSPNRCTLEAGSMAFHYVIEKGVCYLVLCEAGFPKKLAFAYLEDLQAEFHEQHGKKVPTVSRPYSFIEFDTYIQKTKKSYIDSRARRNLSNINTELQDVQRIMVANIEEVLQRGEALSALDSKASNLSSLSKKYRSDAKYLNTRSTYAKLAAGGVFFIMLIVYIRFWWL, from the exons ATGGTGCTGCTGACAATGATCGCGCGTCTGGCGGACGGACTGCCGCTGGCGGCTTCAATGCAGGAGGACGAGCAGGTAAGAGCTCAGTGGTATCGGT ATCTCCAGCATTATCAGAGCCAAGCCAAGCAGCTCTTCCGCAAATTAAATGAACAGAGTCCAAACCGATGCACCTTAGAGGCTGGATCAATGGCCTTTCA CTACGTCATAGAGAAAGGCGTTTGCTATTTGGTGCTCTGTGAGGCCGGGTTTCCTAAAAAGCTAGCCTTTGCTTATCTCGAAGATCTGCAAGCAGAGTTTCATGAACAGCATGGCAAGAAGGTGCCCACGGTCTCCAGGCCCTACTCCTTCATCGAGTTTG ATACATATATTCAGAAGACCAAAAAGTCATACATCGACAGCAGAGCACGCAGGAACCTGAGCAACATCAACACAGAGCTACAGGATGTACAGAGGATCATGGTGGCCAACATTGAAGAAGTCCTGCAAAGAGGGGAGGCCTTATCTG CATTGGACTCGAAGGCCAGCAACTTGTCCAGCCTGTCCAAGAAATACAGAAGTGACGCTAAGTACCTGAACACTCGCTCCACATATGCTAAGCTAGCTGCGGGTGGAGTCTTCTTCATCATGTTGATCGTATACATACGCTTCTGGTGGCTGTGA
- the LOC132097865 gene encoding vesicle-trafficking protein SEC22b-B isoform X2, which translates to MVLLTMIARLADGLPLAASMQEDEQMGRDLQHYQSQAKQLFRKLNEQSPNRCTLEAGSMAFHYVIEKGVCYLVLCEAGFPKKLAFAYLEDLQAEFHEQHGKKVPTVSRPYSFIEFDTYIQKTKKSYIDSRARRNLSNINTELQDVQRIMVANIEEVLQRGEALSALDSKASNLSSLSKKYRSDAKYLNTRSTYAKLAAGGVFFIMLIVYIRFWWL; encoded by the exons ATGGTGCTGCTGACAATGATCGCGCGTCTGGCGGACGGACTGCCGCTGGCGGCTTCAATGCAGGAGGACGAGCAG ATGGGTCGAGATCTCCAGCATTATCAGAGCCAAGCCAAGCAGCTCTTCCGCAAATTAAATGAACAGAGTCCAAACCGATGCACCTTAGAGGCTGGATCAATGGCCTTTCA CTACGTCATAGAGAAAGGCGTTTGCTATTTGGTGCTCTGTGAGGCCGGGTTTCCTAAAAAGCTAGCCTTTGCTTATCTCGAAGATCTGCAAGCAGAGTTTCATGAACAGCATGGCAAGAAGGTGCCCACGGTCTCCAGGCCCTACTCCTTCATCGAGTTTG ATACATATATTCAGAAGACCAAAAAGTCATACATCGACAGCAGAGCACGCAGGAACCTGAGCAACATCAACACAGAGCTACAGGATGTACAGAGGATCATGGTGGCCAACATTGAAGAAGTCCTGCAAAGAGGGGAGGCCTTATCTG CATTGGACTCGAAGGCCAGCAACTTGTCCAGCCTGTCCAAGAAATACAGAAGTGACGCTAAGTACCTGAACACTCGCTCCACATATGCTAAGCTAGCTGCGGGTGGAGTCTTCTTCATCATGTTGATCGTATACATACGCTTCTGGTGGCTGTGA
- the LOC132097867 gene encoding N-acetylneuraminate lyase, with amino-acid sequence MSKSVKKLTGLVAATFTPLTAEGEINLSVIGPYIDYLIEKQNVKSVFINGTTGEGFSLTVEERKQLAAAWCQHGKGKLEQVIVHVGCMSIKDSQELARHAASIGADGIAVISPSYFKPINADALRLFLKEVSAFAPDLPMYYYHIPSMTGVALDAADVLNGIEQMIPSFQGVKYTGTDLRDLGQCVCYSQSHNWSVMFGIDEQLLGALVLGVHGAVGSTYNYLGRIVNQMLAAFDNGNHMQTRALQFEFMEVITFAKNLGFDVSVNKQVMSEVSGLAMGPPRLPMLPCPVSKAQAIAQKIKDFSQGQ; translated from the exons ATGTCTAAAAGCGTAAAAAAGCTCACAGGGCTCGTGGCAGCTACATTCACACCACTCACGGCAGAAGG ggAGATCAATCTCTCTGTAATTGGACCATACATTGATTACTTAATAGAGAAGCAAAATGTCAAGAGTGTGTTTA TTAACGGCACAACAGGTGAGGGCTTTTCTCTAACTGTGGAGGAAAGGAAGCAACTTGCTGCAGCTTGGTGCCAACATGGAAAGGGCAA GCTTGAGCAAGTGATTGTTCATGTTGGCTGCATGAGTATAAAAGACTCTCAAGAACTG GCTCGGCATGCCGCCAGTATAGGGGCTGATGGCATAGCAGTAATCTCTCCTTCCTATTTCAAACCCATTAATGCAG ATGCATTGAGGTTGTTCCTAAAAGAAGTGAGCGCCTTTGCTCCAGATCTTCCGATGTATTATTATCATATTCCAAGCATGACTGGTGTTGCGT tGGATGCAGCTGATGTGCTAAATGGGATAGAGCAGATGATCCCCTCATTTCAGGGAGTGAAATACACTGGGACTGACTTGAGGGATCTCGGGCAGTGTGTCTGTTACAGTCAGTCCCATAACTGGTCTGTAATGTTCGGAATAGATGAG caacTCTTGGGAGCTTTGGTACTCGGTGTTCATGGAGCAGTAGGGAG CACATATAACTACCTCGGACGCATAGTGAACCAGATGCTTGCTGCTTTTGATAATGGCAACCACATGCAGACCAGAGCCCTGCAG TTTGAATTTATGGAGGTTATCACATTTGCTAAGAACCTTG GTTTTGATGTGTCTGTGAATAAGCAGGTGATGAGTGAAGTGTCAGGGTTAGCAATGGGTCCCCCTCGACTCCCGATGCTGCCATGTCCTGTCTCAAAGGCCCAGGCTATTGCACAGAAAATCAAGGACTTCTCTCAGGGACAATAA